ATCATTAGCGTGGTTTAAAAATGCAGAATCCCAGTTAAATCATCACTTGGCTGTTCTTTTTGGATTCAGTAGTATTGCTTGGACTGGTCATTTAATTCATGTAGCCATTCCTGAATCAAGAGGAATTCATGTTGGCTGGGAAAACTGGTTAACTGTTATGCCTCATCCAGAAGGTCTAACTCCATTTTTCTCCGGTAATTGGGGAGCATATGCTCAAAACCCTGATTCACTTGATGCAGTTTTTGGAACTACCCAAGGAGCTGGTACAGCTATTTTTACATTCTTAGGTGGACTACACCCTCAAAGTGAATCACTTTGGCTAACAGATATTGCTCACCATCATTTGGCTATAGGAGTTGTATTTATAATTGCAGGTCATATGTATAGGACTAACTTTGGTATTGGCCATAGCCTTAAAGAAATTGTTGAAGCGCATAATACAAGTCACCCAAAAGATCCACATAGAGGTTATTTCGGGATAAAGCATAACGGTCTTTTCGAGACAGTTAACAATTCACTGCATTTTCAGCTTGGTCTTGCACTTGCTTCTCTAGGAGTGGCTTGCAGCTTAGTTGCTCAGCATATGGGTGCATTACCTTCATATGCATTTATCGCAAGGGATTACACTACTCAATCGGCCCTATATACCCATCATCAATACATAGCAATGTTCTTGATGGTTGGAGCTTTTTCTCACGGAGCTATTTTCTTTGTTAGAGACTATGATCCAGAGCTAAATAAAGATAATGTACTAGCAAGAATTCTAAGTACTAAAGAAGCTTTAATTAGTCACCTCAGTTGGGTAACAATGCTTTTAGGCTTTCATACACTTGGAATTTATGTTCACAATGATGTTGTTGTAGCTTTTGGAACACCAGAAAAACAAATTCTGATTGAGCCTGTTTTTGCACAATTCGCTCAGGCTGCAAGTGGAAAAATGATGTATGGATTTAATGCGTTGCTAGCAAATGCATCAAGTTCTGCATCTATAGCTGCGAATTCCATGCCAGGTAATCACTACTGGATGGACATGATAAATAGACCAGATGCACTTACCAATTTCTTACCAATTGGACCTGCGGATTTCTTAGTTCATCATGCAATTGCCCTAGGACTTCATACAACTGCTTTGATTCTTATAAAAGGTGCTCTTGATGCTAGAGGAACAAAACTAATTCCAGATAAAAAAGACTTAGGTTTTGCTTTCCCTTGTGATGGACCTGGTCGTGGAGGTACTTGTGATAGTTCCTCTTGGGACGCTACTTATTTGGCAATGTTCTGGGCTTTAAATACTATTGCTTGGATTACCTTCTATTGGCATTGGAAACATTTGGCAATTTGGATGGGCAATACGGCTCAATTCAATGAATCTGGCACCTATTTGATGGGTTGGTTCAGAGACTACCTATGGCTTAATAGCTCTCAGTTAATTAACGGCTATAACCCGTTTGGTGTAAACGCTTTATCTCCATGGGCTTGGATGTTCTTATTTGGTCATCTAATATGGGCAACTGGATTTATGTTCCTGATCTCTTGGAGAGGATATTGGCAAGAACTTATTGAAACTCTTGTTTGGGCTCATCAAAGAACACCAATAGCTAATTTAGTTGGTTGGAGGGATAAGCCTGTTGCATTATCAATTGTTCAAGCTAGATTAGTTGGTTTAACTCATTTTACCGTTGGAAACTTTGTAACCTTCGGAGCTTTTGTAATAGCCTCTACGTCAGGTAAGTTCGGATAAATCCGTAACAAGCAAGCTTACGAAACATAAAACACTGTCTTCTTAGGCGGTGTTTTTTTTTGAGAACTAATATTAATTCGGATGGTCAATTGATATTTATATATAAGGAAAATAGATCAATTTGATATAAAGAATTAGGCACTGAACTATAAACAAAGCAAACTAAAATAATCTAAGTTAAAGCTTTTGAAAATCATCAGTCAATAATTTAGAAAATTAAAAAGCCCCTTATTCAAGGGGCTTTTTAATTAAAATTCTCTTAGAAAAGATTATTTTAAGCTCCAAGTAAATGATATTCCTTAATCAAAGGGAGAACAGTATCTAAATGCAAAGTACCTATTAGCAACCAAGCAAAAACTACACCTCCTGTACCTCCTAACCAAAAACCATTTGTAAAATCACTCCATCCTGCTCTAGTAAATAAATCAGAAGGAGGATTAGCTACTGTTGCATCAGGAGGTTGCACATTAGGCGCCTTACCTGCAGCATTGTAAAGAATAAAAAGAGCAGTCAATATTTGAATGGCTCCAACTCCGCCAAGCAATCCTGCCGTTAAGGCAAAATCAGTATTTCTCAGAGGCCCTGTCATAGAAAAAGGACCAAAAAGTAAATAACCAAAAATTGCACCTGTTTCTAGACCTCTGAAGTTTGGCGATAAGCCTTCTCGATAAACAGGGAGATTATTTATAACCATCTTAGTAAACCAACCACTGTTAACTGGAGTTTGAAGATTGCCAACAGTTGGGTCTGAGACTGTTTTCACAGCCCACTTTTGCAAAAGTGTTTCTTGAGATTTAGTCATGGGCAAAAAGATTTGGTAGAAAATTAATTTTTTGAAATTACTCAGTAGCGGTTATGTACCTACCAATCAAAACAATGAAAACTGCTGGGCCCATTATTCCAACTAAGGGAATCAGAATAGCGGGAAGCAAAGTTGAAGCTAGTTCACTAGTCATTACTTATTTCTATAAATCCACTTTTATTTTATAGAATTATGATCTAATCAAACCAAATTCAACCCATTGATGACATAAAAGTTCAATCCGTATATCTTCTTTAAAGATGCATTACTAAACAAATTTTCTCATCATGAATCAAGTTTTTGCTGGTAGTTTAGCTCTAATTATTGCATTAATCCTTTGGAGTTCAAAAAAACAATCCAAGGCATCAGTTTTTTTCAAATATAAAAAGGATTCCTTATCGAAAGCTCAGGTAACATCATCCGAACTGATAATCGATAAGAATTTACAAGATCAAAAATCAAATAAACTGAATAATAAAAAATCAAATCCTTTTTCACAGTCAACTTCACTTAATTCAATACAGACAAAAAAACAATTAACTAAATTAATCTCTAGCAACCCAAGTGATCGTCTATTAGCTATTCAAATTGCTAGTAAATGGGAGAACAAAAAAGCATTACCTTTTTTAAAAAGAGGATTGAAGGATTCTGACAGTAGAGTTGTTATTGCTTCTGCTGCTGCCATTGCAACTTATAAAGGGACAACTATTAATTTAAATAAAAAATCTCAAGCTTCTCGTCCTCCTCGAAATGTATCTCTAATGCGATAAATTGGTCTATTTTGACTTTCATGATAAGTGCGGATTTGCAGCTCTCCAAGCAATCCAAACCCAAAAAGTTGAACTCCAGTCACTGCAAGAAGTAAAGCAAAAATAAGTAAAGGTCTATTACCTATATCTTCGCCTAAAAGTTTTATGGTTAATAAGTAAAAGCTTGTTATGAAGCTCCCAATAATTGCAAGAATTCCACCAAAACCAAAAACATACATAGGTCTTGTTAAAAATCTATTCATAAACCAAACAGTCAACAAGTCCATCAAGACTCTAAATGTTCTATCTATTCCATACTTACTAGATCCAAATTGACGGGCCCTATGATTAACTTTAACTTCCGTAATTCTAGCTCCTTCAATATTTGCAAGAACAGGCAAAAATCTATGCAATTCACCATATAATCTCATATCTGTAAGCACTTCTTTCCTATAAGCCTTTAAAGAACATCCATAATCATTAAGTCGAACACCAGTAACCTTCCCAATCAATCGGTTAGCAATTTTTGATGGAAGCTTTCTACTTATCGCAGCATCTTGCCTTCGATATCTCCATCCACTCACGAGATCAAATCCATCCCTGATCTTATTAACTAATAAAGGAATATCTGCAGGATCATTTTGCAAATCACCATCAAGTGTGACAACTACCTCCCCAGAAGACATATCAAATCCTGCTGCCATAGCAGCCGTCTGTCCATAGTTTTTACGTAGAAGAACTCCAACTAATTCTGGTATATCAAAGCTTAGTTTTCTAATTACCTCTGCGCTGTTATCTGATGACCCATCATTAACTAAAACTAATTCAAAAGTTTCCTCCATAGGCTGTAAAACTTCTAATAACTGATTCACCAAAAAAGGAAGACTTTCTTCTTCGTTATAGATAGGAACAACTATTGATAGGGCAACATTAGAATTCATTCAATACTCCTCGTAAGGGTCAATTAATCTTCTTGAGAGTTTTTCACTCTGATAACAAGAGATCACTCTTCCAGCAGATCTAAATTTAGATCTGTAAAAAGAAGCAATTTTTCCAGGGTTGGGTTGAAATAAACTATCAATCTCTATCCCATTATGCCCATCAGTTACCCCAGAACTATGAATATAAAAACCATTCTCAATATGCAATCCAACGTGAGTACATTTTTCAGATGATCCAAAGAAAAGTAAATCACCAGGTATTAATTCTTCACCTAAAGCTTCAATATCAAATGCAATATTTTTGCAGAATTTTTCCTGCTGATAAGCATCTCTGGGTATCCAAATGCCTGAACTTGCAAAAGCAGATTGAACCAAACCAGAGCAATCAAAATTTGGACCAATAGTTCCGCCCCACAAATATTGATTACTAATTTTTTTCGCAACCTTAGTCCAAGACAATATTTTAGGAATCCTAGAAATAATTTTCTCTACAGTAAAAAATTCGGGTTCCCATGATTCTATTTTTGAAGCTTGATGAATTAATTCAGAAAATCTAAACCAACAAATATAGTCATCTTCCAAAAGACGTACTTTAACTCTATCGATAATTTTAGTATTTTTAAAATTAGATTTTGAACAGTCAATTAATTCAAACCTCCTACCAATACTTGCTTGTGTAACCAATTCTTCACTATTTTCACTTTTAAATCCATCAATATTTATTCGCAGTTTCCATAAACTTCCCAAAACAAATGAAGCTTTAGTTAGCAAAACCTCTAAGGTCATATTGAATTCGTCTCGAGCGCTATGGCGTTCTACCGACAAGACTCTGAGATGGCATATTGCCTAAAAGGTCTCCTCGATAGATTTGAAAAAGAAGGTCGTCCAAACCTTCAAGAAAATATTGCAATAACTTGCATACGTTATGACAAGCAAAGTCCATCGACATCCAGTGGATATGGGACAGGGTGGAATTCAAACAGAAATTTTTATCCTGCAAGCATAGTAAAAATAGTTTATGCATTAGCGACTCAGGTATGGCTAAAACAAGACTTAATTGTTGACTCAGAAGAACTTAGAAGAGCATTACATGAAATGATCGCAAACTCCAATAATGACGCTACAAGTTATATTTTAGATCTTTTAACAGGTACTACAAGTGGTCCATCTCTTAATGAGTCAAACTATCAAGCATGGAAAATCCAAAGGCAATTAATTAACCACTGGCTAAATGATCTTAGGTGGCCTGAAATAAAAAATTGGAACTGCAGTCAAAAGACTTGGAATGAAGGACCTTTTGGAAGGGAAAAAGATTTTTATGGAAAAAAAAATGAGAATCGAAACAGTATGACAACCGATGGGAGTGCAAGAATCTTTGAATCATTAATGACACTTGAAATCCTCCCAAAAGTAGCAAGTGAGCATTTAATAAAAGTTTTTCAACGCTCACTCGATCCAGTTAGTCGCAAGCAAGATTTAGAGAATCAAGTAGATGGTTTTTTAGGCGCAGGACTTCCTTTGGGTTCTAAACTTTGGAGCAAAGCAGGTCTCATGAGTGAAGTTCGCCATGATGTCGCATGGTGGGAAGCGCCCAATCAGAATCCTATGCTTGCAGTCGTTTTTACAACTGGCAAAGAATTAGTAAAAGATCAATTCTTACTTCCTGCGATTAGCAGTGAGTTAAACAAATTAGCTATTTAGCAATAAGTAAAATTCCAGCAAATAAAATAGATCCCAAAAGAAATCCAACAGCCAAAAGCACAGCTATTATTGGTGTATTTAAATAAACAGATATAGTTGCGAGTTGATTACCCTTTGCTTCAGACACCTTTAAAACTCATAAAAACCACATTGATTAAAGCATCTAACTCTGCCAAAAAACAACAAAAGTTGAACTGATAAAACAATTTTTAAAAAACAAAGAATTTTTTTTGACATCCAAAAAATAATTCAAATAAAATTTGATTTTGGTTTCTTATTTTGTAAAATTTTAATATCTTTATTACTTTCAATTTCTTTTATTGAAGTCTCTTGTTTATATATTTTTTTATTTATTATTTTATCATCCGCTTTTTTTAAATCATCATTTAATGATTTGATTTTATTTATTTTTTCTAAGTCTTTTGTCTCAACATTTTGATCGATTTTGTAATTCGTTGAATCTATATCCTTTAATCTACTTTTATTTACAGCTATATTTTTTTCAACATTTACAATATCGTTAATTGCAGAATTATTAAATAAATTAAAATCAAATCTACCTTTTGCAAAAGATATAGAGGTAAATACAAGTATTGAACCTAGAATAATAATCAAAAATATATTCGATAATAAACTATTTATTGGAGTCCAAAATAATGTGACTTTAGCATCTTCATTTTTTTGTTTAAATGTATCAGCAGAGGGACTTAAATCTAAAAATATATCTTGATTAATCCAACCTTTATTAGCTTTCCTATAGGGAGACTCACTTTTAGTGAACTCAAAAACCTCCTGGATTCTTTCTTTAAGCACAGCTTAGATTTATCTAAAACTACAAGAACGAAAACATAGCAGAAAGTCAGAATAAAAAAGTTGCTTTCTCATAGTTATTCGTGAAATTGAATTACCCAGCAATAAATACCATCGCAGAAATAAGAATAGCCGAAGCCAAAATCCCTATAGAAGCTATTGACACAATCTTTCCAGTGTTTAAGGAGACTGAAACCGATAACAATTCTGTTCTTGAGTCTCGTTTCTGTTGTGAATCAATTTGAGTTCGAGAATTAACAGTTTTGCTGGCTTGTGCTTTCTTGTCTGCTGCGGCTTTTTTATCTGCTGCAGCCTTCCTCTCCGCTTGAGCTTTCTTCTCTGCTAAGGCTTTTTTATCTGCTAAGGCTTTTTTATCTGCTAAGGCTTTCTTCTCTTCTGCAGCCTTCCTCTCCGCTTGAGCTTTCTTCTCTGCTAAGGCTTTTTTATCTGCTAAGGCTTTTTTATCTGCTAAGGCTTTCTTCTCTTCTGCAGCCTTCCTCTCCGCTTGAGCTTTCTTCTCTGCTAAGGCTTTTTTATCTGCTAAGGCTTTCTTCTCTTCTGCAGCCTTCCTCTCCGCTTGAGCTTTCTTCTCTGCTAAGGCTTTTTTATCTGCTAAGGCTTTCTTCTCTTCTGCAGCCTTCCTCTCCGCTTGAGCTTTCTTCTCTGCTAAGGCTTTTTTATCTGCTAAGGCTTTCTTCTCTGCTGCAGCCTTCCTCTCCGCTTGAGCTTTCTTCTCTGCTAAGGCTTTTTTATCTGCTAAGGCTTTCTTCTCTGCTGCAGCCTTCCTCTCCGCTTGAGCTTTCTTCTCTGCTAAGGCTTTTTTATCTGCTAAGGCTTTCTTCTCTGCTGCAGTCTTCCTCTCCGCTTGAGCTTTCTTCTCTGCTAAGGCTTTTTTATCTGCTAAGGCTTTCTTCTCTTCTGCAGCCTTCCTCTCCGCTTGAGCTTTCTTCTCTGCTAAGGCTTTTTTATCTGCTAAGGCTTTCTTCTCTGCTGCAGTCTTCCTCTCCGCTTGAGCTTTCTTCTCTGCTAAGGCTTTTTTATCTGCTAAGGCTTTCTTCTCTTCTGCAGCCTTCCTCTCCGCTTGAGCTTTCTTCTCTGCTTGAGCTGTTTTCGCTTGCACTTTAAATCCAAAAATTTGCCTTATTCAAGCATCCAGATCACAATGATTTAAAAAAAATAACTAGTTGCAACGAAGTAATGCAATAGAATTTATTTTCTTTTAACCCATTTAGATCTTTTGCACTTAATTAAATAGGAGATGAACTTCATTAGTAGCGCCGTAAATAAACGGCATAGGAAGGAAATGAACTAAATCAACTAAAAAATGGGAATATTGCTACCAATTATTTAAATATTAATTAAGAGCAATAAATAATTAATCTAAATCTATTAATTATTTACACGTATTCTTCTAAAGAGTTTCAAGTAGTTAGTAGTAGAATTAATACCATCAGAAGTTCTCAAAAGATTTTGGAATCTAGCGATAAAAATCAAGGGAGAAAAAGATTCACTGAAATCAAAACATTCCCCATTCCTTTTACTTTAGAAGAAGGTAAAGACCTTATTTCAATTTCTAATAATCAACCTAATAAAACTTCTAAAGAAACACTAATTAATCAAGCACTAAAATTTCATCTGAAAGGTAATCTTTCAGAGGCAATAAGATATTATAAATACTGTATTAGTCATGGTTTTAATGATCACAAGATTTTTTCTAATTATGGAGGAATTCTAAAAGATCTTGGTAAACTAAAAGAAGCAGAGCTATATACCCGCAAAGCAATTCAACTTAAACCTAACTATGCGATAGCATATTCTAATCTCGGAATCATATTGGCAGATCTTTGTAAACTAAAAGAAGCAGAACTATATACCCGCAAAGCAATTCAACTTAAGCCTGACTTCGCAGAAGCGCATTCCAATCTGGGAAATATATTAAAAGATCTTGGTAAACTAAAAGAAGCAGAAATCTCCACTAGAAAAGCAATTAAATTCCAACCTAACTATGCCTATGCTCTCTCAAATCTTGGAATGATATTAAAAGATCTTGGCAAACTAAAAGAAGCAGAAGTTTACGCTCGTAAAGCCATTGAAATTGATCCTCATATCGCAATGGCATATTCCAATTTCGGAATCATATTGAGAAGTCTTGGCAAACTAAAAGAAGGAGAAGTTTATGCTCGTAAAGCCAT
The sequence above is drawn from the Prochlorococcus marinus str. MIT 1013 genome and encodes:
- the psaB gene encoding photosystem I core protein PsaB; protein product: MATKFPSFSQGLAQDPTTRRIWYGIATAHDFESHDGMTEEQLYQKLFSTHFGHLAIIGLWVAGNLFHIAWQGNFEQWVLDPTHTRPIAHAIWDPHFGQGLTDALTQAGATSPVNIAYSGLYHWWYTIGMRTNEQLFQGAIFINILVCWLLFAGWLHLQPKYRPSLAWFKNAESQLNHHLAVLFGFSSIAWTGHLIHVAIPESRGIHVGWENWLTVMPHPEGLTPFFSGNWGAYAQNPDSLDAVFGTTQGAGTAIFTFLGGLHPQSESLWLTDIAHHHLAIGVVFIIAGHMYRTNFGIGHSLKEIVEAHNTSHPKDPHRGYFGIKHNGLFETVNNSLHFQLGLALASLGVACSLVAQHMGALPSYAFIARDYTTQSALYTHHQYIAMFLMVGAFSHGAIFFVRDYDPELNKDNVLARILSTKEALISHLSWVTMLLGFHTLGIYVHNDVVVAFGTPEKQILIEPVFAQFAQAASGKMMYGFNALLANASSSASIAANSMPGNHYWMDMINRPDALTNFLPIGPADFLVHHAIALGLHTTALILIKGALDARGTKLIPDKKDLGFAFPCDGPGRGGTCDSSSWDATYLAMFWALNTIAWITFYWHWKHLAIWMGNTAQFNESGTYLMGWFRDYLWLNSSQLINGYNPFGVNALSPWAWMFLFGHLIWATGFMFLISWRGYWQELIETLVWAHQRTPIANLVGWRDKPVALSIVQARLVGLTHFTVGNFVTFGAFVIASTSGKFG
- a CDS encoding serine hydrolase gives rise to the protein MAFYRQDSEMAYCLKGLLDRFEKEGRPNLQENIAITCIRYDKQSPSTSSGYGTGWNSNRNFYPASIVKIVYALATQVWLKQDLIVDSEELRRALHEMIANSNNDATSYILDLLTGTTSGPSLNESNYQAWKIQRQLINHWLNDLRWPEIKNWNCSQKTWNEGPFGREKDFYGKKNENRNSMTTDGSARIFESLMTLEILPKVASEHLIKVFQRSLDPVSRKQDLENQVDGFLGAGLPLGSKLWSKAGLMSEVRHDVAWWEAPNQNPMLAVVFTTGKELVKDQFLLPAISSELNKLAI
- a CDS encoding glycosyltransferase family 2 protein yields the protein MNSNVALSIVVPIYNEEESLPFLVNQLLEVLQPMEETFELVLVNDGSSDNSAEVIRKLSFDIPELVGVLLRKNYGQTAAMAAGFDMSSGEVVVTLDGDLQNDPADIPLLVNKIRDGFDLVSGWRYRRQDAAISRKLPSKIANRLIGKVTGVRLNDYGCSLKAYRKEVLTDMRLYGELHRFLPVLANIEGARITEVKVNHRARQFGSSKYGIDRTFRVLMDLLTVWFMNRFLTRPMYVFGFGGILAIIGSFITSFYLLTIKLLGEDIGNRPLLIFALLLAVTGVQLFGFGLLGELQIRTYHESQNRPIYRIRDTFRGGREA
- a CDS encoding photosystem I reaction center subunit VIII, with protein sequence MTSELASTLLPAILIPLVGIMGPAVFIVLIGRYITATE
- a CDS encoding C40 family peptidase — its product is MTLEVLLTKASFVLGSLWKLRINIDGFKSENSEELVTQASIGRRFELIDCSKSNFKNTKIIDRVKVRLLEDDYICWFRFSELIHQASKIESWEPEFFTVEKIISRIPKILSWTKVAKKISNQYLWGGTIGPNFDCSGLVQSAFASSGIWIPRDAYQQEKFCKNIAFDIEALGEELIPGDLLFFGSSEKCTHVGLHIENGFYIHSSGVTDGHNGIEIDSLFQPNPGKIASFYRSKFRSAGRVISCYQSEKLSRRLIDPYEEY
- a CDS encoding HEAT repeat domain-containing protein; its protein translation is MNQVFAGSLALIIALILWSSKKQSKASVFFKYKKDSLSKAQVTSSELIIDKNLQDQKSNKLNNKKSNPFSQSTSLNSIQTKKQLTKLISSNPSDRLLAIQIASKWENKKALPFLKRGLKDSDSRVVIASAAAIATYKGTTINLNKKSQASRPPRNVSLMR
- a CDS encoding photosystem I reaction center protein subunit XI, which translates into the protein MTKSQETLLQKWAVKTVSDPTVGNLQTPVNSGWFTKMVINNLPVYREGLSPNFRGLETGAIFGYLLFGPFSMTGPLRNTDFALTAGLLGGVGAIQILTALFILYNAAGKAPNVQPPDATVANPPSDLFTRAGWSDFTNGFWLGGTGGVVFAWLLIGTLHLDTVLPLIKEYHLLGA